One region of Yersinia bercovieri ATCC 43970 genomic DNA includes:
- the elyC gene encoding envelope biogenesis factor ElyC, translating into MLFTLKKFVGGLLMPLPFLLLVMGLALILLWFTRWQKSGKTLFTLSWLLLLLISLQPVADRLLLPLEKQYATYQGNDPVDYIVVLGGGYTFNPNWPPSANLFANSLPRVTEGVRLYRAHPNAKMVFTGASTPNNQSSAKTAAQVAESLGVPAADIVTLEQPKDTVEEAAAVATLVGDKPFLLVTSASHLPRAIKFFTAIGLHPIPAPANQLAITTPLHSWERTIPAAAYLGHSERAWYETMGLMWQKLSGHKSDENSSSAQDR; encoded by the coding sequence ATGCTTTTCACCTTAAAAAAATTTGTTGGCGGCTTATTAATGCCACTGCCTTTTCTACTTCTGGTTATGGGACTGGCATTAATCTTATTGTGGTTTACTCGCTGGCAGAAAAGTGGCAAAACACTTTTTACATTGAGTTGGCTGCTATTATTGCTTATTAGCCTACAACCTGTCGCGGATCGCCTGCTATTACCACTGGAAAAACAGTACGCCACTTATCAGGGAAACGACCCGGTAGATTACATTGTTGTCCTTGGTGGCGGCTACACGTTTAATCCGAATTGGCCACCCAGTGCCAATTTATTCGCAAATAGTTTGCCAAGAGTCACTGAGGGAGTCAGGCTTTATCGCGCCCATCCTAATGCAAAAATGGTGTTTACTGGCGCCAGTACCCCCAACAATCAGAGCAGCGCGAAGACCGCAGCACAGGTGGCAGAAAGTTTAGGTGTCCCAGCGGCAGATATTGTGACGTTAGAACAACCGAAAGATACTGTCGAAGAGGCGGCGGCGGTGGCGACTTTGGTGGGGGATAAACCGTTTTTACTGGTGACCTCAGCGAGCCATCTACCACGTGCAATTAAGTTCTTTACCGCCATTGGATTGCACCCTATCCCCGCTCCGGCTAATCAGTTGGCCATTACCACGCCACTGCATAGCTGGGAACGCACTATTCCAGCGGCAGCCTATTTGGGTCATAGCGAGCGCGCCTGGTATGAGACAATGGGGCTAATGTGGCAAAAATTAAGTGGCCATAAGAGTGATGAAAATAGCAGCAGCGCCCAAGATCGCTAA
- the cmoM gene encoding tRNA uridine 5-oxyacetic acid(34) methyltransferase CmoM: MQDRNFDDIAEKFSRNIYGTTKGMIRQAVVWQDITELLVQLPQRPLRILDAGGGEGHMACQLAALGHQVLLCDLSAEMIQRAKAAAQEKGVSHNMQFVQSAAQDITRHLEQPVDLILFHAVLEWIAEPQEVLQILFNALKPGGALSLMFFNANGLVMRNAVLGNFQLAIPGLKRRRQRSLSPQYPLDPPTVYGWLEQMGLSISGKTGVRVFHDYMKNKQQQVDEFAELLALEQRYCRQEPFISLGRYVHVSAFKPNLKDPL, encoded by the coding sequence ATGCAGGATCGTAATTTCGATGATATTGCCGAAAAGTTCTCCCGCAATATCTACGGTACGACGAAGGGAATGATTCGTCAGGCGGTGGTTTGGCAAGATATTACCGAGCTGTTAGTGCAGTTACCGCAACGGCCGTTACGGATTTTAGATGCCGGAGGCGGCGAAGGGCATATGGCATGTCAACTGGCGGCATTAGGCCACCAGGTTCTATTATGTGACCTCTCTGCTGAGATGATCCAGCGTGCTAAAGCCGCGGCTCAGGAAAAAGGTGTGAGCCACAACATGCAATTTGTACAAAGTGCGGCTCAAGATATCACCCGACATTTAGAACAGCCGGTTGATCTGATATTGTTCCATGCGGTTTTAGAATGGATTGCAGAGCCACAAGAAGTTCTGCAAATACTTTTTAATGCGCTAAAGCCCGGAGGTGCGCTCTCATTGATGTTTTTCAATGCCAATGGGCTGGTAATGCGCAATGCAGTATTAGGTAATTTTCAGTTGGCGATACCGGGTTTAAAAAGGCGTCGACAGCGCTCGCTGTCACCGCAATACCCTTTAGATCCGCCGACGGTATATGGTTGGCTTGAGCAAATGGGTCTATCCATTAGCGGCAAGACGGGAGTCCGGGTGTTTCACGATTACATGAAAAATAAACAGCAACAAGTCGATGAGTTTGCTGAATTATTGGCGTTAGAACAGCGCTATTGCCGGCAGGAGCCGTTTATCAGCCTGGGGCGCTACGTGCATGTCTCGGCGTTTAAGCCGAATCTGAAGGACCCATTATGA
- the mukE gene encoding chromosome partition protein MukE: MSSTNIEVVMSVKLAQALANSLFPALDSQLRAGRHIGIDELDNHAFLMDFQEQLEEFYTRYNVELIRAPEGFFYLRPRSTTLIPRSVLSELDMMVGKILCYLYLSPERLAHEGIFAQQELYEELLSLADESKLLKFVNQRSTGSDLDKQKLQEKVRTSLNRLRRLGMIYFMGNDSSKFRITEAVFRFGADVRSGDDPREAQLRMIRDGEAMAVENSLSLHDESDETDITMGNTTDSAEDEQE, encoded by the coding sequence ATGTCATCAACAAATATTGAAGTAGTAATGTCGGTTAAACTGGCTCAGGCATTAGCCAACTCACTGTTTCCCGCGCTGGATAGCCAGTTACGTGCGGGTCGCCATATTGGCATTGATGAGCTGGATAACCATGCTTTTCTGATGGATTTTCAGGAGCAATTGGAAGAGTTCTATACCCGCTATAATGTGGAGTTAATCCGCGCACCAGAAGGTTTCTTCTATCTGCGTCCTCGCTCTACCACCCTTATCCCGCGCTCGGTGCTATCTGAGCTGGATATGATGGTGGGTAAGATCCTGTGTTATCTCTATCTCAGCCCAGAACGTCTGGCCCATGAGGGGATCTTTGCGCAGCAAGAGTTGTACGAAGAGCTATTGAGTCTGGCCGATGAGAGCAAATTGCTGAAGTTTGTTAACCAGCGCTCGACCGGTTCGGATTTGGATAAGCAGAAATTGCAGGAAAAAGTACGAACGTCCCTTAACCGGCTGCGTCGGCTGGGCATGATCTACTTTATGGGCAATGACAGCAGCAAGTTTCGTATCACTGAGGCGGTGTTCCGCTTTGGTGCTGATGTGCGCAGCGGCGATGACCCACGTGAAGCCCAGTTACGCATGATCCGTGATGGCGAGGCCATGGCGGTGGAAAACAGTCTGTCACTCCATGATGAAAGCGATGAAACTGATATCACCATGGGCAATACAACGGACAGTGCAGAGGATGAACAGGAATGA
- the mukF gene encoding chromosome partition protein MukF, protein MSEFSQTVPELVAWARKNDFSITLPTERLAFLMAIATLNGERLDGEMSEGELIDAFRHVSKGFEQTSETVAVRANNAINDMVRQRLLNRFTSEMADGNAIYRLTPLGIGITDYYIRQREFSTLRLSMQLSIVAQELQRAAEAAEEGGDEFHWHRNVFAPLKYSVAEIFDSIDMTQRLMDEQQHSVKEDIAALLNQDWRAAIASCEMLLSETSGTLRELQDTLEAAGDKLQANLLRIQEATIGNAGLDLVDKLVFDLQSKLDRIISWGQQAIDLWIGYDRHVHKFIRTAIDMDKNRVFAQRLRQSVQNYFDSPWTLTYANADRLLDMRDEELTLRSEEVTGELPPDLEFEEFNEIREQLAAMIEQALLVYQQQKMPLNLGEVMRDYLAQYPRARHFDVARILVDQAVRLGVAEADFSGLPAEWLAINDYGAKVQAHVINKY, encoded by the coding sequence ATGAGTGAATTTTCCCAGACAGTACCCGAACTGGTCGCCTGGGCGCGAAAAAATGATTTTTCGATTACTCTGCCAACGGAGCGTCTGGCCTTTCTTATGGCGATTGCCACCTTAAACGGTGAGCGGCTGGACGGTGAAATGAGTGAAGGGGAGTTGATCGATGCATTTCGTCACGTCAGCAAAGGTTTTGAACAGACCTCCGAAACCGTGGCGGTGCGGGCCAATAACGCCATCAATGATATGGTGCGCCAGCGGTTACTAAACCGATTTACCAGTGAAATGGCTGACGGCAATGCTATTTACCGTCTGACCCCATTGGGCATTGGTATCACCGATTATTATATTCGTCAGCGCGAATTCTCTACTCTGCGCCTGTCAATGCAGCTGTCTATCGTGGCGCAAGAGCTACAGCGGGCGGCAGAAGCGGCAGAAGAGGGCGGTGATGAATTTCACTGGCACCGCAATGTCTTTGCGCCGCTAAAATATTCAGTGGCTGAAATTTTCGACAGCATTGATATGACGCAGCGCCTGATGGATGAGCAGCAGCATAGCGTGAAGGAAGATATCGCCGCGCTGTTGAATCAGGATTGGCGTGCGGCAATTGCCAGTTGCGAAATGTTGCTGTCAGAAACCTCAGGTACACTACGTGAGTTGCAAGATACGCTGGAAGCGGCAGGTGATAAGCTTCAGGCAAATTTATTGCGTATTCAGGAAGCGACCATCGGCAATGCCGGGTTGGATTTGGTCGATAAGCTAGTCTTTGATCTGCAAAGTAAACTTGACCGTATTATCAGTTGGGGTCAACAGGCGATTGACCTGTGGATCGGTTATGACCGCCACGTGCACAAGTTTATTCGTACTGCAATTGATATGGATAAAAACCGAGTATTCGCCCAACGACTGCGCCAATCGGTACAGAACTATTTTGATAGTCCTTGGACCCTCACCTACGCCAATGCGGATCGCTTGCTGGATATGCGCGATGAAGAGCTGACGTTGCGTAGCGAAGAGGTCACAGGGGAGCTGCCGCCGGATCTGGAGTTTGAAGAGTTCAATGAGATCCGTGAGCAGTTAGCCGCCATGATTGAGCAGGCGTTGCTGGTGTATCAGCAGCAAAAAATGCCGCTCAATTTGGGGGAAGTGATGCGCGACTACCTCGCGCAATATCCGCGTGCTCGTCATTTCGACGTGGCTCGTATCCTGGTCGACCAGGCAGTTCGCCTTGGTGTGGCCGAAGCCGATTTCTCAGGGTTACCTGCCGAATGGCTGGCAATCAATGATTACGGAGCCAAGGTGCAGGCACATGTCATCAACAAATATTGA